One Deltaproteobacteria bacterium DNA segment encodes these proteins:
- a CDS encoding CDGSH iron-sulfur domain-containing protein, which translates to MAQVTIRPLKNGPYQVSGKPPLVDAEGALSPVDEDPIYLCRCGHSASKPFCDGTHKRVGFQADGYVRMSTGR; encoded by the coding sequence ATGGCGCAGGTCACCATCCGCCCGCTCAAGAACGGTCCGTATCAGGTCTCCGGGAAGCCGCCGCTGGTCGACGCGGAGGGGGCGTTGTCCCCGGTGGACGAGGACCCGATCTACCTCTGTCGCTGCGGGCACTCGGCGTCGAAGCCCTTTTGCGACGGCACGCACAAGAGAGTCGGCTTTCAGGCCGACGGGTATGTGCGCATGTCTACGGGTCGCTGA
- a CDS encoding undecaprenyl-diphosphate phosphatase — protein MFAREEGDVLAWWQAIVLGLVEGITEYLPVSSTGHLILASSLLHLDRPETKEALDAYLVVVQGGAILAVLALYRSRVVQMARGLVGRDADGLRLACSVALAFVPAAAAGLLLSKAIKATLFSDWPVLAALAAGGLWMIWLGGSGDRGSSDVAAMSWRTALGIGLFQTLALWPGTSRSMVTIGGGMVLGLGTVAAAEFSFLLGLPTLGAACVHDLVGNLRHAAAAGGPSMFEQLGAQPMILGFAVATVSAALAVRWLVSFLTRHGLAPFGWYRLALSAILAVLLVSGAVG, from the coding sequence ATGTTCGCACGGGAGGAGGGCGACGTGCTCGCGTGGTGGCAGGCGATCGTGCTGGGGCTGGTGGAGGGCATCACGGAATATCTTCCGGTGAGCTCGACGGGGCATCTGATCCTCGCCTCGTCGCTCCTGCACCTGGATCGGCCGGAGACGAAGGAGGCGCTGGACGCCTACCTCGTCGTCGTACAGGGCGGCGCCATCCTGGCGGTCCTCGCTCTCTATCGGTCGCGCGTCGTGCAGATGGCGCGCGGCCTCGTGGGCCGCGACGCCGACGGTTTGCGGCTGGCTTGCAGCGTGGCGCTGGCGTTCGTCCCCGCGGCGGCTGCGGGCCTGCTCCTGAGCAAGGCCATCAAGGCGACGCTGTTCAGCGACTGGCCGGTGCTGGCGGCGCTGGCAGCGGGCGGGCTGTGGATGATCTGGCTCGGCGGATCAGGTGACCGCGGGAGCAGTGACGTGGCGGCCATGTCGTGGCGGACGGCGCTCGGCATCGGGCTGTTTCAGACACTCGCCCTCTGGCCCGGCACGTCACGCTCGATGGTGACGATCGGCGGAGGCATGGTGCTCGGCCTGGGCACCGTGGCAGCGGCCGAGTTCTCGTTCCTGCTCGGTCTGCCCACGCTGGGAGCCGCCTGCGTGCACGACCTGGTCGGCAACCTGCGGCACGCGGCGGCCGCTGGCGGTCCCTCCATGTTCGAGCAGCTCGGCGCCCAGCCCATGATCCTCGGCTTCGCCGTGGCGACCGTGTCCGCCGCGCTCGCCGTGCGCTGGCTGGTGTCGTTCCTCACCCGCCACGGCCTTGCGCCCTTCGGCTGGTACCGGCTCGCGCTCTCGGCAATCCTCGCCGTGCTGCTCGTCTCCGGTGCCGTCGGCTGA
- a CDS encoding glycoside hydrolase family 5 protein: MKHRHIALLAARAAAALAAASFAGASMPSNASGSAGYYAIVNQWVSPNRGVSPSAGCGGGGSAPALHVSGNRLVTSSGATYRLLGVNRSGGEFACIQGTGIWDGPMDQASVTAIRSWKVRAVRVPLNEECWLGTSDVPVQYGGATYQQAVKDYVNLLVSNGITPIVEMHWSYGQYTGPSAACSDVKATCQKPMPDAQYAPSFWTGVANAFKGNNAVVFDLFNEPYPERASGNETAGWVCWRDGGTCPAIAYQVAGFQSLVNAVRVTGATNVILLGGLAYSNDLTQWLQYKPTDSTGNLAASAHIYNFNSCSNTSCYDSQLAPVAAQVPLTLGEIGENDCAHVFVDTLMNWADSHTVGYLGWTWNTWDCSSGPSLITDYSGTPTAYGQGLHDHLASVSN; this comes from the coding sequence ATGAAACATCGACACATTGCCCTGCTGGCGGCGCGTGCCGCGGCAGCGCTGGCTGCGGCCAGCTTCGCCGGCGCCAGCATGCCCTCCAACGCTTCGGGCAGCGCCGGCTACTACGCGATCGTCAACCAGTGGGTCAGCCCGAACCGCGGCGTAAGCCCGAGCGCGGGCTGTGGCGGTGGTGGCTCCGCGCCGGCGCTGCACGTATCAGGCAACCGGCTGGTCACCTCCAGCGGCGCGACATACCGCCTGCTTGGGGTCAACCGCTCCGGCGGCGAGTTCGCCTGCATCCAGGGCACTGGCATCTGGGACGGCCCGATGGACCAGGCTTCGGTCACCGCGATCCGCTCGTGGAAGGTACGTGCCGTCCGCGTCCCGCTGAACGAGGAGTGCTGGCTGGGTACGAGCGACGTGCCGGTGCAGTACGGCGGCGCGACGTACCAGCAGGCTGTCAAGGACTATGTGAACCTGCTCGTGTCCAACGGAATCACGCCGATCGTCGAGATGCACTGGAGCTATGGCCAGTACACCGGGCCGTCGGCCGCCTGCTCGGACGTCAAGGCGACCTGCCAGAAGCCGATGCCGGACGCACAGTACGCGCCGTCCTTCTGGACCGGCGTGGCCAACGCCTTCAAGGGCAACAACGCGGTCGTCTTCGACCTGTTCAACGAGCCCTACCCGGAGCGGGCCAGCGGCAACGAGACCGCGGGCTGGGTGTGCTGGCGTGACGGTGGCACCTGTCCGGCCATCGCGTACCAGGTGGCCGGCTTCCAGAGCCTGGTCAACGCGGTCCGGGTCACCGGCGCGACGAACGTCATCCTGCTCGGCGGCCTGGCCTACTCCAACGACCTGACCCAGTGGCTGCAGTACAAGCCGACCGACTCGACCGGCAACCTCGCCGCGTCCGCGCACATCTACAACTTCAACTCGTGCTCGAACACCTCCTGCTACGACAGCCAGCTGGCGCCGGTTGCCGCGCAGGTGCCGCTGACGCTCGGCGAGATCGGTGAGAACGACTGTGCCCACGTCTTCGTCGACACCCTGATGAACTGGGCCGACTCGCACACAGTCGGATACCTCGGCTGGACGTGGAACACCTGGGACTGCTCTTCCGGGCCGTCCCTGATCACGGACTACAGCGGCACGCCCACCGCTTACGGCCAGGGCCTGCACGACCACCTGGCCTCGGTCAGCAACTAG
- a CDS encoding O-acetyl-ADP-ribose deacetylase produces MRGDITAQATDAIVNAANTTLLGGGGVDGAIHRAGGPGILAECRTLGGCATGDAKLTRGGRLPARFVIHAVGPVYRDGRHGEPELLASTYRRSLEVAVDHGLESVAFPSISTGAYRFPIAEAAPVALGTVARFFAARPGTLTLVRFVLFSEADLAAYERALAALPGPPA; encoded by the coding sequence GTGCGCGGAGACATCACCGCGCAGGCGACCGACGCGATCGTGAATGCGGCCAACACGACGTTGCTCGGCGGCGGCGGGGTCGACGGCGCGATCCACCGCGCCGGCGGGCCAGGGATCCTGGCCGAGTGCCGAACGCTCGGCGGCTGCGCCACCGGCGACGCGAAGCTCACGCGCGGGGGGCGGCTGCCGGCCCGCTTCGTCATCCACGCCGTCGGCCCGGTCTACCGAGACGGCCGGCACGGGGAGCCCGAGCTGCTCGCGAGCACCTACCGCCGGAGCCTCGAGGTCGCGGTGGATCACGGTCTCGAGTCGGTCGCGTTTCCCTCCATCTCGACCGGCGCCTATCGCTTCCCCATCGCAGAGGCCGCGCCCGTCGCCCTCGGCACCGTGGCCCGCTTCTTCGCGGCACGGCCAGGCACGCTCACCCTGGTTCGCTTCGTCCTCTTCAGCGAGGCGGACCTGGCCGCGTACGAGAGGGCGCTCGCGGCGTTGCCCGGCCCGCCGGCCTGA